Proteins encoded by one window of Gordonia jinghuaiqii:
- a CDS encoding DUF6764 family protein produces the protein MKIKKFAARSVLLMTGIAGCVAFAGLSGEGVAAASAHCSVSNGHQVERVEGRSGCGAKAGAGSRASADDYSNSGTAVAVSDNGANAMAYNLQPGSTALAGANSRGTAISVTTGPSALSIAQARRGGTTVSVGGWGGQAYGGPDGAHCSGGFAAAFDSSTGKACLRSGSIDLKN, from the coding sequence TTGAAAATCAAGAAGTTTGCCGCGCGAAGCGTGCTTCTCATGACCGGAATCGCCGGATGTGTCGCATTCGCCGGATTGTCCGGGGAGGGCGTCGCTGCGGCGTCGGCGCATTGTTCGGTGTCCAACGGACATCAGGTCGAGCGGGTCGAGGGACGTAGCGGGTGTGGCGCCAAGGCCGGCGCGGGTAGTCGGGCGAGCGCCGACGATTACAGCAACAGCGGTACTGCCGTCGCGGTCTCCGACAACGGCGCGAACGCGATGGCGTACAACCTGCAGCCCGGGTCGACGGCACTGGCCGGGGCCAACAGTCGCGGAACGGCGATCTCGGTCACGACCGGACCGAGCGCCCTCTCGATCGCACAGGCCCGCCGTGGGGGTACCACGGTGTCGGTCGGTGGCTGGGGCGGACAGGCATACGGCGGCCCCGACGGCGCCCACTGCAGCGGCGGGTTCGCCGCAGCGTTCGACAGCAGCACCGGCAAGGCATGCCTGCGCTCGGGGAGCATCGATCTGAAGAACTGA
- the ppk2 gene encoding polyphosphate kinase 2, producing MTDLHSADAQMGPDFSVLNGREALQQLVDLHDTTHFTVNDDDDDDPVLLTLPERNVVDTWREDYPYDERMSRREYEVTKRRLQIELLKLQKWSKQTGQRHLLVFEGRDAAGKGGTIKRFNEHLNPRGARTIALEKPSEREATEWYFQRYVQHLPAGGEMVFFDRSWYNRAGVERVMGFVSPQQYTQFVSQVPAFEKMLVDDGINLVKFWFSVTPLEQRTRFAIRQIDPVRQWKLSPMDLASLDKWDAYTEAKEAMFAATDTQHAPWTVVKSNDKKRARINAMRHVLSLFDYDGKNVDFVGTPDPLIVGRAADVIGE from the coding sequence GTGACCGACCTCCACTCCGCAGACGCCCAGATGGGCCCCGACTTCAGTGTGCTCAACGGCCGCGAGGCCCTTCAGCAGCTCGTCGACCTGCATGACACCACCCATTTCACGGTGAACGACGACGACGATGACGATCCCGTCCTGCTGACCCTGCCCGAGCGCAACGTCGTCGACACCTGGCGTGAGGACTACCCCTACGACGAGCGCATGAGTCGTCGCGAGTACGAGGTGACCAAACGCCGCCTGCAGATCGAGCTCCTCAAGCTGCAGAAGTGGTCCAAGCAGACCGGTCAGCGGCACCTGCTGGTGTTCGAGGGGCGTGACGCCGCGGGCAAGGGCGGCACCATCAAGCGGTTCAACGAACACCTCAACCCCCGTGGCGCGCGCACCATCGCGCTGGAGAAACCCAGCGAGCGCGAGGCCACCGAGTGGTACTTCCAGCGTTACGTCCAGCACCTGCCGGCCGGCGGTGAGATGGTCTTCTTCGATCGGTCCTGGTACAACCGCGCGGGCGTCGAACGGGTGATGGGGTTCGTCAGCCCCCAGCAGTACACACAGTTCGTCTCGCAGGTGCCTGCCTTCGAGAAGATGCTCGTCGACGACGGCATCAACCTGGTCAAGTTCTGGTTCTCGGTCACCCCGCTCGAACAGCGCACCCGCTTCGCCATCCGGCAGATCGATCCCGTGCGCCAGTGGAAGCTGTCGCCGATGGACCTTGCGTCGCTGGACAAGTGGGATGCCTACACCGAGGCCAAGGAGGCGATGTTCGCCGCCACCGACACCCAGCACGCGCCGTGGACCGTGGTGAAGTCCAACGACAAGAAACGTGCCCGCATCAACGCGATGCGTCATGTGCTGAGCCTGTTCGACTACGACGGCAAGAACGTGGACTTCGTCGGCACACCGGACCCGCTGATCGTCGGGCGCGCCGCGGACGTGATCGGGGAGTAA
- a CDS encoding LLM class flavin-dependent oxidoreductase, whose protein sequence is MPSSDPASHHFQLGLFSSNCSGGLAVTKVPERWSGSWEDNLRLASIADEVGIDFMLPIARWIGYGGETNFHEGVLEPIPWATAILAKTDRLRAFATVHTAFNHPVVTAKQIATMDQVAPGRAGLNVVAGWNQPEYVAMGSELPTDHDARYEMAQEWFDIITDLWTREGRWDHDGKFWTLHGLEGAPKPAGGRVPVLNAGSSAQGKAFAARNADVVFTIVGSPEEGADVVTSIRAQSAALGRSAGVVSPTHVVCRPTRSEAQEYLHYYAEENADWEAVDNLMTLQGMHAQSFTKEMLATFRGRFAAGHGTCPMIGTPDDVADEIVKFAAAGFDGITMAFVDYAGELEYFAAEVMPRLAARGIRAQV, encoded by the coding sequence ATGCCCTCCTCTGACCCTGCCTCTCACCACTTCCAGCTGGGGCTGTTCTCCTCGAACTGCTCCGGCGGTCTGGCCGTGACCAAGGTTCCCGAACGATGGTCGGGATCCTGGGAGGACAATCTGCGTCTGGCGAGCATCGCCGACGAGGTGGGCATCGACTTCATGCTGCCGATCGCACGCTGGATCGGGTACGGCGGCGAGACCAACTTCCACGAGGGCGTACTCGAACCGATCCCGTGGGCGACGGCCATTCTCGCCAAGACCGACCGGCTTCGGGCGTTCGCCACCGTCCACACCGCGTTCAACCATCCGGTGGTGACCGCCAAGCAGATCGCGACCATGGATCAGGTGGCGCCCGGCCGCGCGGGGCTGAACGTCGTGGCGGGCTGGAACCAACCGGAGTACGTGGCCATGGGTTCGGAGCTGCCCACCGACCACGACGCGCGCTACGAGATGGCCCAGGAATGGTTCGACATCATCACCGACCTGTGGACGCGGGAGGGTCGCTGGGACCACGACGGCAAGTTCTGGACGCTGCACGGTCTGGAGGGAGCTCCCAAGCCCGCGGGCGGTCGTGTCCCCGTCCTCAACGCCGGGTCCAGTGCGCAGGGCAAGGCATTCGCGGCCCGCAACGCCGACGTCGTCTTCACCATCGTGGGCAGCCCGGAAGAGGGGGCCGACGTCGTGACCTCGATCCGGGCTCAGTCGGCGGCGCTGGGGCGCAGCGCGGGCGTCGTCTCGCCGACACACGTGGTGTGCAGGCCGACCCGCAGCGAGGCGCAGGAGTACCTGCACTACTACGCCGAGGAGAACGCCGACTGGGAGGCCGTGGACAACCTGATGACCTTGCAGGGCATGCATGCTCAGTCGTTCACCAAGGAGATGCTGGCGACGTTCCGCGGTCGCTTCGCCGCCGGCCACGGCACCTGCCCGATGATCGGCACCCCCGACGATGTCGCCGACGAGATCGTCAAGTTCGCCGCCGCCGGATTCGACGGCATCACGATGGCCTTCGTCGACTACGCCGGTGAACTCGAGTACTTTGCCGCCGAGGTCATGCCGCGACTCGCCGCCCGCGGCATCCGTGCACAGGTCTGA
- a CDS encoding thiamine pyrophosphate-binding protein, whose protein sequence is MTATAAHDSTTSSDAYGPTVADVVGRVLADLGVGHVFGVVGSGNFVMTNALRAGGVPFTAARHEGGAASMADAYSRMSGRVGVLSVHQGCGLTNAVTGIGEAAKSRTPMIVLTADAPAAALRSNFRIDQSALATSVGAVSERVHGPGTVVADVTRAFRTAVTQRRTVVLNVAIDVAAAPAEVAGPIAIAVETPHFRPDAASAARLADAIRTSARPVFVAGRGGRGAGPEIAALAEAAGALVATSAVANGLFAGNPFSLGISGGFSSPTTAELISDADLIVGWGCALNMWTMRHGRLIGDGTVVAQVDVDVDAIGAHRGVDLGVIGDCASTAADVLALLAQDSPPTGYRTPAVAERIATSARWQDVPVTAEPDTGRVDPRALTIALDEILPADRIVSIDSGNFMGYPSTHLSVPDEFGFCFTQAFQSIGLGLGTAIGAAFAQPSRIPVLGTGDGGFLMAIAELETAVRLALPLVVVVYNDSAYGAEVHHFGNADMTTVTFPEVDIAAIARGHGATGVTVTGLDDLDAVRRWVETLSSPEPSGPLVIDAKITDDGGAWWLAEAFAGH, encoded by the coding sequence GTGACGGCCACCGCCGCACACGATTCCACCACCTCGTCGGACGCCTACGGCCCCACGGTCGCCGATGTGGTGGGGCGCGTGCTCGCCGACCTCGGCGTCGGACATGTTTTCGGGGTCGTGGGCAGCGGCAACTTCGTGATGACCAACGCGCTGCGCGCCGGCGGCGTGCCGTTCACCGCCGCCCGGCACGAAGGCGGCGCGGCGAGCATGGCCGACGCGTACTCGCGCATGTCGGGGCGGGTCGGCGTGCTGTCGGTCCATCAGGGCTGCGGGCTGACCAACGCGGTCACCGGCATCGGCGAGGCGGCCAAGAGCCGAACGCCGATGATCGTGCTCACCGCCGACGCACCGGCGGCGGCGTTGCGGTCGAACTTCCGGATCGACCAGTCCGCCCTGGCAACGAGTGTCGGTGCGGTGAGCGAACGAGTCCATGGCCCGGGCACCGTGGTCGCCGACGTCACCCGGGCCTTCCGCACCGCGGTGACGCAACGACGCACCGTCGTGCTCAACGTCGCGATCGACGTCGCGGCCGCTCCCGCGGAGGTGGCCGGCCCGATCGCGATCGCCGTCGAAACACCACACTTCAGGCCCGACGCCGCGTCGGCCGCCCGGCTCGCGGACGCGATCCGCACCTCCGCGCGTCCGGTCTTCGTCGCCGGCCGAGGCGGCCGGGGTGCGGGTCCCGAGATCGCGGCACTCGCCGAGGCGGCGGGGGCGCTGGTCGCGACATCGGCGGTGGCCAACGGCCTGTTCGCCGGAAACCCGTTCTCGCTGGGCATCTCCGGTGGTTTCTCCTCGCCCACCACCGCCGAACTCATCAGCGACGCCGACCTCATCGTCGGCTGGGGTTGCGCACTGAACATGTGGACGATGCGGCACGGACGCCTCATCGGCGACGGGACCGTGGTCGCCCAGGTCGACGTCGACGTCGATGCCATCGGCGCGCACCGCGGTGTCGACCTCGGCGTGATCGGCGACTGCGCGTCCACGGCGGCCGACGTCCTCGCACTGCTCGCTCAGGACAGCCCGCCGACCGGGTACCGGACCCCGGCGGTTGCCGAGCGGATCGCGACTTCGGCTCGCTGGCAGGATGTTCCGGTCACCGCCGAGCCGGATACCGGTCGGGTCGATCCGCGCGCGCTGACGATCGCGCTCGACGAGATCCTGCCCGCCGACCGCATCGTGTCGATCGACTCGGGCAACTTCATGGGCTATCCGTCGACGCATCTCTCGGTCCCCGACGAATTCGGTTTCTGTTTCACCCAGGCATTCCAGTCGATCGGCCTGGGCCTTGGCACCGCGATCGGCGCGGCCTTCGCACAACCGTCGCGCATCCCGGTTCTCGGCACAGGAGACGGCGGATTCCTCATGGCCATAGCCGAATTGGAGACCGCCGTCCGCCTGGCCCTCCCGCTGGTCGTCGTCGTCTACAACGACTCCGCCTACGGCGCGGAGGTCCACCACTTCGGGAACGCCGACATGACCACCGTGACCTTCCCGGAGGTCGACATCGCCGCCATCGCCCGCGGTCACGGCGCCACCGGCGTCACGGTCACCGGCCTCGACGACCTGGACGCGGTCCGACGCTGGGTCGAGACACTCTCGTCGCCAGAGCCTTCCGGTCCCCTGGTCATCGACGCCAAGATCACCGACGACGGTGGCGCATGGTGGCTGGCCGAGGCATTCGCCGGGCACTGA
- a CDS encoding cyclase family protein: MTATPLSGFVDGLADGSLRVIDLTTPLSSSTPALRLPAPFANLIDFSLEEVSAYNEPGPYWRHNNIHTGEHIGTHVDAPIHWISGRDGDDVSQIPVQRLIGPAAVLDLTAAVADDPDYLLAVADIESWEAEHGTLAAGAWLLLRTGWEVRGGSEAEFLNADDTGSHTPGVSVECAQWLATERQIAGLGVETVGVDAGLAGGFDPAFPVHYFFLGNDKYGLTSLRNLGSLPPTGAVVVVSPLPIVGGTGSPARVLAIVEDTVA, translated from the coding sequence ATGACCGCCACTCCCCTGTCCGGCTTCGTCGACGGGCTCGCCGACGGTTCGCTCCGCGTGATCGACCTGACCACCCCGTTGAGCAGCTCGACACCGGCACTGCGGTTGCCCGCCCCGTTCGCGAACCTGATCGACTTCAGCCTCGAAGAGGTCAGCGCCTACAACGAGCCGGGACCTTACTGGCGGCACAACAACATTCACACCGGTGAGCACATCGGCACCCATGTCGACGCACCCATCCACTGGATCAGCGGACGCGACGGCGACGACGTCTCGCAGATCCCGGTGCAGCGCCTCATCGGGCCCGCCGCGGTTCTCGACCTGACCGCCGCGGTGGCCGACGACCCCGACTACCTCCTCGCCGTCGCCGACATCGAGTCCTGGGAGGCCGAACACGGCACTCTGGCCGCAGGCGCCTGGCTACTGCTGCGCACGGGCTGGGAGGTGCGGGGCGGATCCGAAGCGGAGTTCCTCAACGCCGACGACACCGGCTCGCACACCCCCGGGGTGTCGGTCGAATGCGCGCAGTGGCTGGCCACCGAGCGTCAGATCGCGGGCCTCGGCGTGGAGACCGTCGGTGTCGACGCCGGCCTCGCAGGCGGTTTCGATCCCGCCTTCCCGGTGCACTACTTCTTCCTCGGCAACGACAAATACGGCCTGACCTCCCTGCGCAATCTCGGCTCCCTGCCGCCGACCGGCGCGGTCGTCGTCGTCAGCCCTCTTCCCATCGTCGGCGGAACCGGAAGCCCCGCACGGGTTCTCGCGATCGTCGAGGACACAGTGGCGTGA
- a CDS encoding TerD family protein, which produces MGIDYTKRPKAQPPQPPAQPPSAPPAPSQSQQPPAQPISLSKITLTKSAPSISLSKQGATTGQVRVNLNWTTNSSGGGLFRKAKGIDLDLAAMWEFTDGSKGIVQALGNSFQAPRQGKPIIYLDGDDRSGKGGENMFIDLSATNQIRRILIFAYIYEGTPNWATANGVVTLFPASGPEIEVRLDEADQSAISCAIALLENRGGELVVNREVRYIRGAQDKVDEAYGWGMNWRGARK; this is translated from the coding sequence ATGGGGATCGACTACACCAAGCGACCGAAGGCGCAGCCGCCGCAGCCGCCCGCCCAGCCCCCTTCGGCACCGCCGGCGCCGAGTCAGAGTCAGCAGCCGCCCGCCCAGCCGATCTCGCTGTCGAAGATCACGCTGACCAAGTCGGCGCCGAGCATCTCGCTGAGCAAACAGGGCGCGACCACCGGCCAGGTGCGCGTCAACCTGAACTGGACGACGAACTCCAGTGGCGGCGGATTGTTCCGCAAGGCCAAGGGCATCGACCTCGACCTCGCGGCGATGTGGGAGTTCACCGACGGCAGCAAGGGCATCGTCCAGGCCCTGGGCAACTCGTTCCAGGCACCGCGCCAGGGCAAGCCGATCATCTACCTCGACGGTGACGACCGCTCCGGCAAGGGCGGCGAGAACATGTTCATCGACCTCTCCGCCACCAACCAGATCCGGCGCATCCTGATCTTCGCCTACATCTACGAGGGCACCCCCAACTGGGCGACCGCCAACGGCGTGGTCACCTTGTTCCCCGCGAGCGGACCGGAGATCGAGGTCCGCCTCGACGAGGCCGACCAGTCCGCCATCTCGTGCGCGATCGCACTGTTGGAGAACCGTGGCGGCGAGCTCGTCGTCAACCGCGAGGTGCGCTACATCCGCGGCGCCCAGGACAAGGTCGACGAGGCGTACGGCTGGGGCATGAACTGGCGGGGCGCACGCAAGTAG
- a CDS encoding prolyl oligopeptidase family serine peptidase, with product MTARDDASAPDVSTDDPYLWLEDVTGEEALAWVRAHNEPTVEALTSSDRFRELEAATLATLDTDDRIPYARRRGEYLYNFWRDAANPRGLWRRTTLESYVTDAPEWDVIIDVDQLARDEDENWVWAGATVLRPEWERALISLSRGGADASVVREFDIPSRTWVTDGFVLPENKSSVGWIDRDTVFVGTDFGEQPDGIGSLTDSGYPRVVKRWTRGTSLDDAVTVFAGEKSDVSVGAYHDSTPGFERDFVSRSTDFFNSLTYELRDGVPELLDVPTDAHAHVRMNWLLVMTRSEWAVDGTTHAPGTLLAFDYESYRSGNRDAAVLFTPDPHTSLVDYAYTRSHLIIVTLHDVHTRVEVRELGTWREVDMPGLPDLATVSVLDTDADESDEVFWSASSFTDPPSLLHGTSGSAPEVIKRSPAFFDSDSVVAEQFFATSDDGTAVPYFVVRRRDVTTGPTLLYGYGGFENALTPGYVAVAGQSWIERGGIYVIANIRGGGEYGPSWHTQAQKSGRHKVYEDFAAVARALVDAGLTTPAQLGAQGGSNGGLLMGVMLTRYPELFGALVCQVPLIDMKRYHLLLAGASWVAEYGDPDDPEQWEFMKPFSPYQNIDADATYPPILVTTSTRDDRVHPGHARKLVARLEETGHDVRYYENIEGGHGGAADNKQAAFKSALAYEFLWRTLSPES from the coding sequence ATGACCGCGCGCGACGATGCCAGTGCTCCCGACGTCTCCACCGACGATCCCTACCTGTGGCTCGAAGACGTCACCGGCGAGGAGGCGCTGGCGTGGGTCCGGGCGCACAACGAACCGACCGTCGAAGCACTGACGTCATCGGATCGGTTCCGGGAACTCGAGGCCGCGACCCTTGCCACGCTCGACACCGACGACCGCATCCCCTACGCCAGGCGCCGCGGCGAGTACCTCTACAACTTCTGGCGCGATGCGGCCAACCCGCGCGGGCTCTGGCGCCGTACGACACTCGAGTCGTATGTGACCGACGCGCCCGAGTGGGACGTCATCATCGATGTCGATCAGCTCGCCCGCGACGAGGACGAGAACTGGGTCTGGGCGGGCGCGACCGTGCTGCGTCCGGAGTGGGAGCGCGCACTCATCTCGTTGTCCCGCGGCGGCGCCGACGCCAGCGTGGTCCGCGAGTTCGACATCCCGTCCCGCACCTGGGTCACCGACGGGTTCGTGCTGCCGGAGAACAAGTCGAGTGTCGGCTGGATCGACCGGGACACCGTCTTCGTCGGAACCGATTTCGGTGAACAGCCGGACGGCATCGGCTCGCTGACCGATTCCGGGTATCCGCGCGTGGTCAAGCGCTGGACACGCGGCACCTCGCTCGACGACGCCGTCACCGTCTTCGCCGGCGAGAAGAGCGACGTGTCGGTGGGCGCCTACCACGACAGCACACCGGGATTCGAACGCGACTTCGTCAGCCGTTCCACCGACTTCTTCAACTCGCTGACCTACGAACTGCGCGACGGGGTACCCGAGCTCCTCGACGTCCCCACCGATGCGCACGCACATGTGCGGATGAACTGGTTGCTGGTGATGACCCGCTCGGAGTGGGCGGTCGACGGCACCACCCACGCGCCGGGAACCCTCCTGGCCTTCGACTACGAGTCGTACCGGTCGGGCAACCGCGACGCGGCCGTGCTCTTCACACCCGACCCGCACACGAGTCTCGTCGACTATGCCTACACGCGTTCACATCTCATCATCGTGACGTTGCACGACGTGCACACCAGGGTCGAGGTCCGCGAGCTCGGGACGTGGCGGGAAGTCGACATGCCCGGCCTCCCCGACCTCGCCACCGTCTCCGTTCTCGACACCGACGCCGACGAGAGCGACGAGGTGTTCTGGTCGGCCTCGTCGTTCACCGATCCCCCGAGCCTGCTGCACGGCACCAGCGGCAGCGCCCCCGAGGTCATCAAGCGAAGCCCCGCGTTCTTCGATTCCGACTCCGTGGTGGCCGAACAGTTCTTCGCCACCTCCGACGACGGCACCGCGGTGCCGTACTTCGTGGTCCGACGCCGGGACGTGACCACCGGCCCGACCCTGCTCTACGGGTACGGCGGCTTCGAGAACGCCCTGACACCGGGCTATGTCGCCGTCGCCGGGCAGAGCTGGATCGAGCGCGGCGGCATCTATGTCATCGCGAACATCCGCGGTGGCGGCGAGTACGGACCGTCGTGGCACACCCAGGCGCAGAAGTCGGGCCGGCACAAGGTGTACGAGGATTTCGCCGCCGTGGCGCGCGCACTCGTCGACGCCGGACTGACGACGCCGGCACAGCTCGGCGCGCAGGGCGGTTCCAACGGCGGCCTGCTCATGGGTGTGATGCTCACCAGGTACCCGGAGTTGTTCGGCGCCTTGGTGTGCCAGGTTCCGCTCATCGACATGAAGCGTTACCACCTGTTGCTGGCCGGGGCGTCGTGGGTTGCCGAGTACGGCGACCCCGACGACCCCGAGCAGTGGGAGTTCATGAAGCCGTTCTCGCCGTACCAGAACATCGACGCCGACGCGACGTACCCGCCCATCCTGGTCACCACGTCCACCCGGGACGACCGTGTCCACCCGGGCCATGCGCGCAAACTCGTTGCGCGGCTGGAGGAAACCGGTCACGACGTCCGATACTACGAGAACATCGAAGGTGGTCACGGCGGGGCCGCCGACAACAAGCAGGCCGCGTTCAAGTCCGCGCTCGCCTATGAATTCCTTTGGCGGACACTGTCTCCCGAGTCCTGA